One Bythopirellula goksoeyrii genomic window, CCGATGTCGCGGACAACCCAAAGGTGAATTTGGTTGGATCAGCAACGTTCGGATCATCAATCCAGGTACGTGTACGAAAACCGAAACCATTGTCCATGAAGTGGATGAAATAATCGTTGTTAAGCGATTCGTTGTTCGGGTCTGCACGTCGGTCGTTGACGGTGACCAAGGCAGCGTAATACCAAGTCTCGCCGGCACCAATTTGTTGCAAACCTCCGAAGACCGCGTCGCGGTGGGCATCTTCGCTACCAGAATTGAGAAGTTCGGCCTGACCACTGATGACATCGATATTGTCATCAAAAGTTTCACCGCTATGGGATCTCCACGCACCACCCGAGACGTTGTCGCCCGTTCCGTCGTTGCTAGTCAACTCGCCGTCGGCGTAGCTAAAAGTGTCCGACATGAATGTCGTCGCACTGGCAATGCCACCTGTCATGGCAACGATCGCTGTTGCGACCAGAACTAAACTGAGCTGTTTCTTCATTAGAACTTCTCCCCTTTACAGTCATGCGAAACTAAATGACACAGTAGCCCATGGCATGCGAAATGGACTACCAACTTGAAAACACGCACCAACATGGCACGCCACAAACGTCGATTATACTTGGGAACTATCTACAATTTATGAAGATCCTGCGGATTTTGCCAAAGAAAAGGCACTCTTTTTAGCCTAATTGCGGAAATCCCTTATTTCCAGCCCTCTCGCCCCAACCCATCCTCTAATTCTTCACATCAATGCGGTAGAACTCACGGTTGAGAAGCGACCTAGGGCGATTATCCAGTTTCTCTGCAGGAAACTCGGCTTTGTCCCATGGAAAGAGGCGTACGAAGCGGGATTGCCTCGAGGTGCCAGCGAGAGTCACAAAAAACACTGTGAATTCTTGTTCTGAGACATTCTTGGGGGCGATTCACTCGTGCAAATGAGAGTCAGAGAAAATGTCAACTTTCGATCCTGGAATCAGTTTTGCCGACATCACCTGTACGAATGTCAGGTACCTAACTGTTTTTCTATTTCTCCTCCCCAGCGTGGTAGCCGCTCAGCCTGGGGAAGCAGGCCAGCCAGTACGTTTCGCCACGTTCAATGTGTCGCTTTATGGGGGCTCGGCTGGAGAAGTCGCAAAACGGCTTGCCGAAGGAGACGACCAACAAGCCAGTTACGATGCGGAGATCATTCAACGAGTTCGGCCCGATGTCTTGCTTTTGAATGAAGTGGACTACGACCCTAAGGGCAAACTCGTTAAAGAATTCCGGGAAAAGTACCTCGGCGTGGAGCAGAATGTTTCTGGATCGGAAGCAGGTCCGGCCGAGCCGATGGATTATCCTTATTGTTATTTCGCATCCGTAAACACAGGTATGCCCTCCGGTTTTGACTTGGATCGCAACGGCAAAATTACCAGTGAACCTGGCAGCCGCGAGTATGGCGGAGACTGCTGGGGATTCGGTCAATACCCCGGGCAATACGGTATGGTACTACTGTCCAGATTCCCGATCGACGTCGAGAATGTTCGCACGTTTCAGAAATTCTTGTGGAACGACATGCCCGGTGCGCTGCTCCCGGATGATGTAGACAATGACGAGCCGGCGGATTGGTACTCGGCAGAAGCTCTGGCTCAATTTCGACTTTCCTCCAAGAGCCATTGGGATGTGCCAATCTTGGTTGATGGGCAGACGATTCATGTATTGGCGAGTCACCCGACGCCGCCGATTTTCGACGGCGCGGAGGATCGTAACGGTCGGCGCAACCACGACG contains:
- a CDS encoding PEP-CTERM sorting domain-containing protein; this encodes MKKQLSLVLVATAIVAMTGGIASATTFMSDTFSYADGELTSNDGTGDNVSGGAWRSHSGETFDDNIDVISGQAELLNSGSEDAHRDAVFGGLQQIGAGETWYYAALVTVNDRRADPNNESLNNDYFIHFMDNGFGFRTRTWIDDPNVADPTKFTFGLSATSGSQAAKWATDLDFGQEYKIVGSYAVSTGETNLWVDPVDSSSTKITHTDGAAALTLIQALGLRQDFVGGTPNNQILVNSVALGNDFDSVLMNAMNGSNIPEPTSLAMAFLALVGIVGSRRSL
- a CDS encoding endonuclease/exonuclease/phosphatase family protein, with the protein product MSTFDPGISFADITCTNVRYLTVFLFLLPSVVAAQPGEAGQPVRFATFNVSLYGGSAGEVAKRLAEGDDQQASYDAEIIQRVRPDVLLLNEVDYDPKGKLVKEFREKYLGVEQNVSGSEAGPAEPMDYPYCYFASVNTGMPSGFDLDRNGKITSEPGSREYGGDCWGFGQYPGQYGMVLLSRFPIDVENVRTFQKFLWNDMPGALLPDDVDNDEPADWYSAEALAQFRLSSKSHWDVPILVDGQTIHVLASHPTPPIFDGAEDRNGRRNHDEIRFWVDYISGEDGEYIYDDLGKYGGLAPGESFVLLGDLNGDPHDGEGSAGIAQLLASPAIVQYPPPESKGGAEQARLQGGVNAQHVGSSRNDTLDAADDGPGNLRLDYVLPSNDLKVVASGVFWPDNTDSLFSLVGTYPFPSSDHRLVWVDVDW